The Bacillus sp. Y1 genome has a window encoding:
- a CDS encoding response regulator transcription factor: MKVLVIEDNESVCSMIDMFFSKEGIKGTYIHDGLEGLNTFKSGEWDLVIIDWMLPSMDGVMICRKIREEGYSVPIIMLTAKDTESDQVLGLEMGADDYVTKPFSPLALMARIKAISRRMQSNDLVKVDKGMLQTKHFKISKDTREVFLDDQPVLNLTPKEFELLYYFAQHPKQVFTREQLLERVWGYQFYGDERTVDVHIKRLRKKIGTDSQPFFHTVWGVGYKFDEVVQGNEN; the protein is encoded by the coding sequence ATGAAAGTATTAGTGATAGAAGATAATGAGAGTGTATGCTCAATGATTGATATGTTTTTTTCTAAAGAGGGAATCAAAGGGACGTATATCCACGATGGTTTAGAAGGCCTTAACACGTTTAAATCAGGTGAATGGGACTTGGTTATTATTGACTGGATGCTTCCGAGTATGGATGGTGTTATGATATGCCGAAAAATCCGAGAAGAAGGCTATTCGGTTCCCATTATTATGTTAACTGCAAAGGATACAGAGTCAGACCAAGTGCTAGGACTTGAAATGGGAGCTGATGATTATGTAACAAAACCGTTCAGTCCACTTGCTTTAATGGCAAGAATCAAGGCGATTAGTCGTCGTATGCAAAGTAATGATCTAGTAAAAGTTGATAAAGGGATGCTCCAAACAAAACATTTTAAAATTAGTAAAGATACAAGAGAAGTGTTTTTAGATGATCAGCCAGTGTTAAATTTAACACCGAAGGAATTTGAACTTCTTTACTACTTCGCACAGCATCCAAAGCAGGTCTTTACAAGGGAACAGCTTCTTGAGCGAGTATGGGGATACCAATTTTATGGCGATGAGCGAACAGTAGATGTTCATATTAAAAGATTAAGAAAGAAGATAGGAACCGATTCTCAGCCATTCTTCCATACTGTCTGGGGTGTAGGCTACAAGTTTGATGAAGTGGTGCAAGGAAATGAAAATTAA